A region of the bacterium genome:
TTCGATGCCAAGCTTCGCCCGCGCGGCCTGCGGCCCTGCGGTGAATTGGTCGTAGCACTCATAGACCGGCAGCGGTGTCGGGCGAATGTTTTCCTTCGGCCAATCGGGGAAAAGTTTGCGCGCGGTGTCGGCTTCCGCCGAGCTAAGGGTCAGGATAAACGAACCGCTGCCAAGTGCCATCTTGGTGAACGGCAAATCGCCGACGCGCTTCTCGTGCGGCAGCACGTTATGGCAGACGAACGCGGTCTTTCTGCGATACGATTTTCCAAGCAACTTGGAGACTCCCCAGAACGCGGGACCGAAAAACGGAATCCACCACTTGAAAATCACCAGGTCCGGCTTGTGGTTCCGGATAGCCCGCGCGGTGCGCGGCCACGTCAAGGGATTCCACGCGACCAGCAGTCGCTCCGAAGGAATATTCTCCACTTTCGAATCATCCAGCTGCGTCTGCCCGGGAAAGAGCAGTTTTGGGAACTGCTTCTTGAAGCCGACAACGTGTGCGTCATGCCCGCGCTCGAGAAAAGTTCTGTATAGCGCGTTCGTGGTTTCCGCAATCCCGCCGCGAAACGGCCAGGCTGGTCCGACGAGGACGATTCTCAAGGCTTGCTGTGTTTCTTCACCGGCGCGTAGAGCGCGTCGTAGTAATTTGCCAGATAGACGCCGAGCGAAAGATAGCCCAGCAGATTGCGCGTCCGGTAGGCCGAGCGGTAATCGTTGTAGCGTTCTTCAATCAACGGGTTGCCGTATTCGTTGACGGCAAGGTAGTCGTCCTTGCGCGCGTCGGTCTCAATCACATAGGCCACGAACGCGGCGAGCGTCACGGCCTGCAGCACTGCGAATACTGCACCTTTGGCTTTCTGTTGTTTGTAAGCC
Encoded here:
- a CDS encoding glycosyltransferase codes for the protein MRIVLVGPAWPFRGGIAETTNALYRTFLERGHDAHVVGFKKQFPKLLFPGQTQLDDSKVENIPSERLLVAWNPLTWPRTARAIRNHKPDLVIFKWWIPFFGPAFWGVSKLLGKSYRRKTAFVCHNVLPHEKRVGDLPFTKMALGSGSFILTLSSAEADTARKLFPDWPKENIRPTPLPVYECYDQFTAGPQAARAKLGIEAKKLLLFIGLIREYKGVDVLLRAMPEIVRNDPDIKLVIAGEFYDGQEKYEKLIDELGIRAHVIVRPKFVPAHEIGLYLAAADLNILPYRHATQSGILVTAYAHGCPVLVTRVGGLAEVVDNGKSGFVVEGENPHAIAEKVAHFYAAGGRAAFEPHVRTKSEEFSWHRPCELLEAFAQNSLRA